The following proteins are encoded in a genomic region of Streptococcus equi subsp. equi:
- a CDS encoding NIF3 (NGG1p interacting factor 3) family protein, which yields MKARTIIEKYESYCPLELSMSGDVCGLQIGSLDKEVKRVMITLDVRENTVAEAIAAKVDLIITKHAPIFKGLKDLVSSPQRDIVLELVKHDISVYVSHTNIDIVSDGLNDWFCELLGIEQTEVLVETQDGYGIGRVGNVAEQSLEELGLTVKEAFGLDVVRLVRYTGQNPLISRVAICGGSGDKFYQAALAKGAQVYITGDIYYHTAQEMLTEGLLAIDPGHHIESLFIDKLLAKMQAWKKEEGWQVTIMASKASTNPFSHL from the coding sequence ATGAAAGCTAGAACAATCATCGAAAAATATGAAAGCTATTGTCCGCTTGAGCTATCCATGTCAGGAGATGTGTGTGGCCTCCAAATTGGCTCTCTGGATAAGGAGGTCAAAAGGGTAATGATCACCCTTGATGTGAGAGAAAATACCGTTGCCGAAGCTATTGCGGCCAAGGTAGACCTGATTATCACCAAGCACGCTCCTATTTTTAAGGGCTTGAAGGACTTGGTCTCCTCGCCACAGCGAGATATTGTCCTTGAGCTGGTGAAGCACGATATTTCTGTCTATGTCAGTCATACCAATATAGATATTGTCTCTGACGGGCTCAACGATTGGTTTTGTGAGCTGTTGGGCATTGAGCAGACAGAGGTATTGGTTGAGACGCAAGATGGGTATGGTATTGGACGTGTCGGAAATGTAGCAGAGCAAAGCTTGGAGGAGTTAGGACTTACAGTTAAAGAAGCCTTTGGGCTTGATGTGGTTCGGCTGGTTCGATATACTGGTCAAAACCCTTTGATTTCGCGAGTGGCTATTTGTGGGGGCAGTGGTGATAAATTTTATCAGGCAGCGCTTGCTAAGGGAGCTCAAGTTTATATTACTGGTGACATTTATTATCACACAGCACAGGAAATGCTGACAGAAGGCCTGCTGGCAATTGATCCAGGGCATCACATCGAGTCCTTATTTATTGATAAACTACTTGCCAAGATGCAGGCTTGGAAAAAAGAGGAAGGCTGGCAAGTAACCATTATGGCTAGCAAGGCGTCAACAAATCCCTTTAGTCATCTATAG
- the recJ gene encoding single-stranded-DNA-specific exonuclease, which yields MITSKYQWTIADKEPDAGFFKLAQAKGLSQTAAKLIYDRGVHTEEELTSFLTADLSQLHDPYLLNDMEKAVHRIRQAIEGLERILVYGDYDADGMTAASIVKETLEMMGAEPLVYLPNRFTDGYGPNQSVYKYFIEQEQVSLIITVDNGVSGHEAVAFAQAQGVDVIVTDHHSLPAELPDAFAIIHPEHPAAAYPFQKLAGCGVAFKLASALLETIPVDFLDLVAIGTIADMVSLRGENRILVKNGLAVLKETERLGLQELMKLSEVDLAHFDEDVISFKLAPQLNALGRLDDPNPAIDLLTGFDDEELHELALMISSKNEERKVLVQEIFAQAMAMLDLDKPVQVLAKSGWHPGVLGIVAGRIMEEIGQTVLVLTIDEGLAKGSARSLESINIFEALNSNRSLFTAFGGHEGAAGMTLPSDRLEELSELLCQYVAAKGHDGQEKNTLLINGELDLEALSIDSLNKLLLLAPFGMDNKKPVFYLKDFTIKQARTIGQQQSHLKFKVSKGAVEADVLAFGQGHLIQEYQQSQGLELAVSLAINHWRGHTSLQLMLVDARVTGVQLFDIRARTARAPEHIPTAVEDQQAKVVVIDEVPDDIDALKGLFRHREFEAIYFKNHIKRPYYLTGYGSREQFAKLYKTIYQYPEFDLRHKLTLLSDYLKIEKILLVKMIQIFEELGFVVIEDGLMRVKTDAPKRSIADSVIYQQLKELVKFQELMALGSPQEIYQYLMTSEEK from the coding sequence ATGATTACGTCCAAATATCAGTGGACCATAGCTGATAAGGAGCCAGATGCTGGCTTCTTTAAGCTAGCTCAGGCAAAGGGACTTAGTCAGACAGCTGCAAAGCTCATCTATGACCGAGGTGTTCATACCGAAGAGGAGCTTACCAGCTTTTTGACAGCTGACCTATCACAGCTCCATGACCCTTATTTGCTAAATGATATGGAAAAAGCTGTTCATCGCATTCGTCAGGCCATTGAGGGGCTTGAGAGGATTTTGGTCTACGGAGATTATGATGCAGATGGCATGACAGCGGCGTCTATTGTCAAGGAAACGCTGGAAATGATGGGAGCAGAGCCTCTTGTTTATTTGCCTAATCGCTTTACAGATGGCTATGGTCCCAATCAAAGTGTTTACAAGTATTTCATCGAGCAAGAGCAGGTTTCGCTGATTATTACCGTTGACAATGGTGTTTCAGGCCATGAAGCGGTTGCCTTTGCGCAAGCACAGGGGGTAGATGTTATTGTAACAGACCACCACAGCCTGCCAGCAGAGCTACCTGATGCCTTTGCTATTATTCACCCTGAGCACCCAGCTGCTGCTTATCCCTTTCAAAAACTAGCTGGCTGTGGCGTCGCCTTCAAGTTGGCTTCAGCTCTGTTAGAGACAATTCCAGTAGACTTTTTAGATCTGGTTGCTATTGGGACAATTGCTGATATGGTCAGCCTACGAGGTGAAAACCGTATCCTTGTCAAAAACGGGCTGGCTGTTCTAAAAGAGACAGAAAGACTAGGCTTGCAGGAGCTGATGAAGCTTTCAGAGGTTGACTTAGCGCATTTTGATGAAGATGTTATTAGCTTTAAGCTTGCTCCGCAGCTCAATGCTCTAGGGCGTCTTGACGATCCAAATCCAGCTATTGATCTACTGACAGGCTTTGATGACGAAGAGCTTCATGAGCTTGCCTTGATGATTAGTAGTAAAAATGAGGAAAGAAAGGTCTTGGTACAGGAGATTTTTGCTCAAGCAATGGCTATGCTTGATCTAGACAAGCCTGTGCAGGTTTTAGCTAAGTCTGGCTGGCACCCAGGGGTCTTAGGGATTGTAGCTGGTCGGATCATGGAGGAGATTGGGCAGACTGTTCTTGTTTTGACCATTGATGAGGGGCTAGCCAAGGGCTCAGCCAGAAGCTTAGAGAGCATTAATATCTTTGAAGCACTTAATAGCAATAGGAGCTTATTTACAGCCTTTGGTGGTCATGAGGGGGCAGCAGGCATGACTCTGCCATCTGATCGCCTAGAGGAGCTATCAGAGCTACTTTGCCAATACGTGGCAGCCAAGGGACACGATGGTCAGGAAAAAAACACTCTATTGATCAATGGTGAATTGGATTTAGAAGCATTGAGTATAGATAGTCTGAACAAGCTGCTACTTCTAGCACCCTTTGGCATGGATAATAAAAAGCCTGTTTTTTACTTAAAAGATTTTACGATTAAGCAGGCAAGGACCATTGGTCAGCAACAAAGTCACTTGAAGTTCAAGGTCAGCAAAGGAGCCGTTGAGGCTGATGTCTTGGCCTTTGGTCAGGGACATCTGATACAGGAGTACCAGCAATCACAGGGCTTGGAATTAGCGGTTAGTCTTGCGATCAATCACTGGCGAGGTCATACTAGCCTGCAATTAATGCTGGTTGACGCTAGAGTGACTGGGGTGCAGCTGTTTGATATTCGAGCAAGGACTGCTAGGGCACCTGAGCATATTCCTACAGCTGTTGAGGACCAGCAGGCCAAGGTTGTTGTCATAGATGAGGTTCCTGACGATATTGATGCCTTGAAAGGCCTTTTTAGACATCGGGAATTTGAAGCGATTTACTTTAAAAATCATATTAAGCGCCCTTATTACCTAACAGGCTATGGCAGTAGAGAGCAATTTGCCAAGCTTTATAAGACCATCTATCAATACCCAGAATTTGATCTTCGCCATAAGCTGACCTTGCTAAGTGATTACCTCAAGATTGAAAAAATCCTCTTGGTCAAAATGATACAAATTTTTGAGGAGTTAGGCTTTGTAGTAATCGAAGATGGGCTGATGAGGGTAAAGACTGATGCCCCAAAACGTAGCATCGCTGACAGTGTCATTTACCAACAGCTAAAAGAGCTGGTAAAGTTTCAAGAGCTTATGGCCTTGGGCAGTCCGCAGGAGATTTATCAGTATTTAATGACTAGTGAAGAGAAATAG
- the trmK gene encoding tRNA-m1A22 methylase, producing the protein MVETEHIQEAIAGEVVKGPFVSALKNVSQYGLTEHIEVRLANGLAAFEARDAVDCITICGMGGRLIADILAAGKEKLQGIERLILQPNNREDELRAWLSANAFCISAETIMTENGKYYEIIVAEPGQQSLTDQEQRFGPFLSQERSSVFVAKWQKERDKLVYALSCVPATKPVERASISQKIKAIEEVISHES; encoded by the coding sequence TTGGTTGAAACCGAGCATATTCAAGAGGCGATTGCAGGTGAGGTGGTCAAGGGACCTTTTGTATCAGCCCTAAAAAATGTGTCACAATATGGTTTGACAGAGCATATTGAGGTGCGTCTGGCTAATGGCTTAGCTGCCTTTGAGGCGAGAGATGCTGTAGACTGCATAACCATCTGTGGCATGGGAGGGCGTTTAATAGCTGACATTTTAGCGGCTGGTAAGGAAAAGCTGCAAGGGATTGAGCGCTTGATTTTACAGCCCAATAATCGAGAGGATGAGCTGCGTGCTTGGCTATCTGCCAATGCTTTTTGTATTAGTGCTGAAACCATCATGACAGAAAATGGCAAATATTATGAAATCATTGTTGCAGAGCCTGGTCAACAAAGTCTAACAGATCAGGAGCAGCGCTTTGGTCCTTTCTTGTCTCAGGAAAGGTCATCAGTCTTTGTGGCTAAATGGCAAAAAGAGCGAGATAAGCTTGTCTATGCCCTGTCTTGTGTGCCAGCAACGAAGCCTGTTGAACGCGCTAGCATTTCTCAAAAAATAAAAGCGATTGAGGAGGTCATCAGTCATGAAAGCTAG
- the nth gene encoding endonuclease III: MRIGRERLKKVLSIIGEMFPEAKGELNWDQEKPFQLLITVILSAQTTDKAVNKVTPKLWQSYPELSDLAQANVSDVEDHLRTIGLYKNKAKNIIKTAQQLLTQFDGQVPKTHKELESLPGVGRKTANVVLAEIYGVPAIAVDTHVSRIAKRLNISAPDADVTEIEADLMAKLPKKDWIITHHRLIFFGRYHCLAKHPKCDTCPVQSYCSYYKTTYGKKKV, from the coding sequence ATGAGGATAGGAAGAGAACGATTAAAAAAGGTTCTATCAATCATTGGTGAGATGTTTCCAGAGGCTAAGGGCGAGCTGAATTGGGACCAAGAAAAGCCCTTTCAGCTTCTTATTACGGTTATCCTATCAGCGCAGACAACTGATAAGGCAGTCAACAAGGTTACCCCTAAGCTGTGGCAAAGCTACCCAGAGCTTTCAGATTTGGCTCAGGCAAATGTGTCAGATGTTGAGGATCACCTAAGGACAATTGGCTTGTATAAAAATAAGGCAAAAAATATCATCAAGACAGCTCAGCAGCTACTGACACAGTTTGATGGTCAGGTACCAAAAACCCATAAGGAGCTCGAATCCTTACCAGGAGTAGGCCGTAAGACTGCTAATGTGGTCTTGGCAGAGATTTATGGTGTCCCTGCAATCGCAGTTGACACGCATGTGTCAAGGATTGCCAAGCGCTTGAACATTTCTGCCCCAGATGCCGATGTTACTGAAATTGAAGCTGATTTGATGGCCAAGCTTCCTAAGAAGGATTGGATCATCACCCACCACCGTTTGATCTTTTTTGGACGCTATCACTGCTTGGCTAAGCATCCTAAGTGTGATACCTGCCCAGTACAGAGCTATTGCAGCTATTACAAGACTACCTATGGTAAAAAGAAGGTCTGA
- a CDS encoding Pyrimidine dimer DNA glycosylase: protein MRLWHQDLITRLPRQQLLGQHRECAALRGAGWGRPHATVDYVFAHSLYKLYQYHLLIMQEMQARGYQPDVSWQDKNYRGKSLAAYEDLEEVALTSPIYPEHQEAYLQECLTNLKEKGIDLDD, encoded by the coding sequence ATGCGTCTTTGGCATCAGGATTTAATCACACGCCTACCAAGGCAGCAATTGTTGGGGCAGCATCGTGAATGTGCGGCCTTGCGAGGAGCAGGCTGGGGGAGACCACATGCGACGGTTGACTATGTGTTTGCCCATTCTCTTTATAAGCTTTACCAGTATCACCTGTTGATTATGCAGGAAATGCAGGCGCGGGGCTACCAGCCAGATGTGAGCTGGCAGGATAAAAATTACCGAGGAAAAAGCCTTGCCGCCTATGAGGACTTAGAGGAGGTGGCACTGACCTCACCGATTTATCCTGAGCATCAAGAGGCCTATTTACAGGAATGCCTGACTAATTTAAAGGAAAAAGGGATTGATCTGGATGATTAG
- the apt gene encoding adenine phosphoribosyltransferase, whose amino-acid sequence MDLTQYIASIENYPKEGITFRDISPLMASGKAYSYAIREIVQYACDKDIDMIVGPEARGFIIGCPVAVELGIGFAPVRKPGKLPREVISASYEKEYGLDTLTMHADAIKPGQRVLIVDDLLATGGTVKATIDLVEKLGGIVAGCAFLIELDGLNGRQAIGDYDCKVLMHFPG is encoded by the coding sequence ATGGATTTAACACAATATATTGCTTCAATTGAGAATTACCCAAAGGAGGGGATTACCTTTCGTGATATTTCGCCGCTAATGGCTAGTGGCAAGGCCTACAGCTATGCTATTCGTGAGATTGTGCAATATGCCTGCGATAAGGACATTGACATGATTGTTGGACCGGAGGCTCGTGGCTTTATTATTGGCTGTCCGGTCGCAGTTGAGCTAGGAATTGGCTTTGCTCCTGTTCGTAAGCCGGGTAAATTGCCAAGAGAGGTGATTTCTGCTAGCTATGAAAAGGAGTATGGTCTAGACACCTTGACCATGCATGCTGATGCTATTAAGCCGGGCCAACGTGTCCTTATTGTGGACGACTTATTAGCAACAGGTGGTACAGTAAAGGCTACTATTGATCTGGTTGAAAAGCTGGGCGGCATTGTTGCTGGCTGCGCTTTTCTCATTGAGCTGGACGGCTTGAATGGTCGTCAGGCTATTGGTGATTACGATTGTAAGGTATTGATGCATTTTCCTGGTTAA
- the dnaD_2 gene encoding DNA replication protein DnaD, with translation MARDEKGEHEQQNTNQLKLLVDEFERELGRFLSPMELEDLEKTIHDDQTDLDLVREALREAVFNGKTNWKYIQAILRNWRKEGITSLRQLEEKKRAREDMTASEVTVSDDFLAAMNLWSN, from the coding sequence TTGGCGCGTGATGAAAAGGGTGAGCATGAACAGCAAAACACCAACCAATTGAAACTTCTTGTTGATGAGTTTGAGCGTGAGCTGGGTCGTTTTTTGAGTCCGATGGAGCTAGAGGATTTGGAAAAAACCATTCATGATGACCAAACAGATCTGGATTTAGTGCGTGAGGCGCTGAGAGAGGCTGTCTTTAATGGAAAAACCAATTGGAAATATATTCAGGCTATTCTAAGAAATTGGCGCAAGGAGGGAATTACAAGCCTCAGGCAGCTTGAGGAAAAAAAGCGTGCCAGAGAGGATATGACGGCGTCTGAAGTGACGGTTTCAGATGATTTTCTTGCGGCGATGAACCTTTGGAGTAACTAA
- the dnaD_3 gene encoding DNA replication protein DnaD, whose translation MSFLEHYQSGNLVLPTALLFHYKDIFKSSDDFLVWQFFYLQNTTRLDELAPSQIANALGKSVAEVNKAISSLTSQGLLDMKTIELAGEIEIILMLVLY comes from the coding sequence ATGAGTTTTTTAGAGCATTATCAGTCTGGCAATTTGGTCCTTCCAACTGCCTTACTGTTTCATTACAAGGATATTTTTAAGAGCTCAGACGATTTTTTGGTTTGGCAGTTTTTCTATCTCCAAAATACGACTAGGCTTGACGAATTGGCACCTAGTCAGATTGCTAATGCCTTGGGTAAGTCTGTAGCAGAGGTGAATAAGGCTATTTCTTCCTTGACCAGTCAGGGGTTATTAGATATGAAAACCATAGAGCTGGCTGGAGAGATTGAGATCATTTTGATGCTAGTCCTGTATTAG